atgtttttttattactttctgCAGgagccatttacagtgccaccAGATCATTTGTGACATCTGGTGTCTAAATGTGTGCAGGATGTACTGGATTTATTAtagcatttttttccatttatcgCTTTAAAAAAAGGGTGAGTATTATTAAAGCTGTGCTTTTCGCATATATTACTGACTGGGCATAACAAGTATTTTCATACATACAGGATAGGATAGCAAACTATTAAGTTGCACAGATATATAcatttaagatttgtttttagaTACAGTTCTATATAGTCACTAATAAGAggttatgcaaaggaacaagtaatagatttattccatgctgaaaagagaaaacataagGTTTTggagaaggcttcacagctaaaatcttgtgttttctctcttctcttttcagcagggaataaacctattacttgttcctttgcagactacgcatgctgacacagctccccacctgaactaaataaGAGGTTATGCTGTGTTCTCATCATGCATTCGAGAGAGGGCTCTCAGTTCGGAAGACAGCAGGACATACTCACACAGATTTCAGCAGAACTGCCTAGACTTCCATCCCTGAGGAGCAGCATCCACAGGAGGGATCCAGCGAATCTGGACAAGCGAAGATCAACAGGTGATGAACAGCACCTTACTCACCTGATCCCATGGCCTTCTAAACTCTTGAACCTGTCCTCTCACTCTGCCACGCCTCTGTGCTGTTTCATAACTGTACCTAAACTCAAACCCTTTCCAGCACCCCATCACTTAACAGCGAACCCTTTCACCGCAGGATGTCCAGCAAATCTGACATTTAAATCCCCCCCACCAGTACTATTCCACCAACGTTTCAGACTGTATTTATCTATGACCTATCTAGGCGTTCAGGCAGGGGGAGGGTGGATCTCGTCTAATATCAAGTGAAAACATGTGAATTAGGGAAAATATGCAAGTTAAACTGCCACAACCAATTTTACAATGGAGAATCATTGAAAGAGacctttagacttttaatactGTTGAAACTATATTTTGTCAAGCACCTATAGAGAGCTACTTCACCCATGGGTCGCAGGGATTAAGTGTCCTCAGAGCTCACCCTTGTGACCCACAGAAaggatttcatttcatttcagcgCACAAGAAAGTCAATAAATTCAGAATAGGATTCACCAGAAAAATTGAGAAATTTGGTTCATGGCTCATTTGAAACCTTACTTCATTTACAACTaatcaatgaaaataaatatatccGTGGACCTCACAACAAATGAGCTTTGGTTTTCTGCATCATTACGTTCCTGATTAAGGAAATGTATTGTTATGTTTCAATAAATGGTGGGTTTTTATTGTGACAGAGCCACCAAATATTTAACAATAGCAAAATCATCAGCTAAGTTTAAATGAGAGACCTTTTATCATTCAAGGTCTAGACATCCTGCTGATGTTATCACAGAGAGGTCCAGTCCAGACCTTAACACTGTACGTGTTGGCATTTCAGAGAGAGGTTTTTACAAACTCACCCACAAGGGTTTCAGTGTGTCTAAGGTCTCTTCCCAGATTCCCTCTGAAGTTCAAGAGTTTGTGATTAGAACCATTAAAAAGAATCAAGTTGTCAGCTCCCATAGATCTTTATGGGATCCAGCTAAGCTTTCTGCTTTCTGGTTACTGGTGATAAGACACAGATTCATCAATGGGATGCAGAGACCACAGAAGTACCAAGAGGTCTCTAACATCCAAAAGACTTGGCACACAGCTGTCAGAGTATAAGATCATGGGAACAATTTTCTGGGATTTGGAAGGAGTTTTAATGACTTAATATGTGCCTCAGAAACTATCATTTCAGGCATGAATTATATCAATTAGATGTAAAAAGTCATCCAGCATCTTAACTGAAGGTCTCCTGATGCTTCATAATAAATGCACCTGTTCATGGGTCCCTTGCACAATCTTCCATTTATTAAATCCAGCTTCAAGCAGCTAAACCTGTCCTAAAGTAATTATTGTTTCGAAATTTGAAAGTGCTTTTTAGAGGTATAGAGTTTCAAAATTATGAAAACCTGATGTTTACCACAGTTTTATAACATCAGTACAATACATGCTGTAGCACTACCCCACAAATTGCCCAATGCTAGGTTATACTGTAACCTActcttgtactgtatactgtattctaCAGGTCATAAACAACAATCAGGTCAAAACCTTAATCTtccttttaatacatttttttcggAATTAAAGAAAGCTCTCTTAAAATATATCATaaagtataaaataattatattaaaaataataataaaaagtaaatgtttgttttgctaTTCGTAGTATGCTGTTCTAACCATTACTAATCCAGTGAATAATCAGATCGATAAAAAATGTAGATCTCCTAGTGAGGCTGTACTGTGATTGATTTCACTGATTATCTCAACATTCCAAAAGCAAAGCTATTTAAAGATATATTCTTACTCAGGATTTCGGAAAACCAAAAAATCTACATTCatatccatgaaatattaaGAATCCACATACCTGGAAGAAATAAACTTGGTTTTACATGAGtttgaagtgcatttaaaggCACCATTTTGTCAGGGGCATGAAACAGTTTTTCACAGCTGAATGCAATGCTGTCTCTTTATTTGTGTGTCTTCTCCTCTAACATGTCATAGTTGGTCATGcttcaaatatatttaaatttaaatatctttATACACATACATTTACaggatttaatatttataattaacaTTATATTGAAGTAGATAAGTGCCATTGTCCCAGAATTCAAGGAAATTAATCCACGATCTTGAGACAGTGCCTGTGTTTCCAGAATCATGAGATACATTTTCCCATGATCTCAAGAGAGCAGCAGTGTTTTTCTGAATTCCTGATATAAATTATCCTGTAATCTTGAGATAAAGACCATGCTCTTCTGAATTCCAGAAATGAATAATCTCATGATCTCACTAGAATTTTTTCCCTGTTCCATATCCTGAGATGACTATTTTGTGATCTCGAGATAATGAGTACAAAAATAATAGAGCAGCCTTAACCTCAAGCTACCATAATCCACGCTAGTTTCTTCCTTAACTTCTGGTGACATTACGTGAAAAACTGGGCAttacaaatattacaaaaaatagaaatgtcaTTTCTAATTTAACTAAAGGACAATTTAAAAAgatggaaattatttttgtaataagTTTAAGTAGTAGAGCAGAGACTCTGCGTTTTTCTATCCTTTGGCACAGTGAACTCAAAGGATATCTTTGAGTCAACTTGCTAACTAAGTATTGATCCTTGTTTTTAGTCATGAAATCATTCTTCACTCAGATATCATATTGGTCTCCTGTGCTGAGGACATAGTCAGCTCTTCGggaatttaaaaacacatcaaGAGAAAACTCTCAGGTGTCCTGTTTATCTGTTGATCCTGTATTTTTTGTGCCATAAGTACAAACCTTTGGAGAAGCTCTTGGAGTGTAGGTTTCACACCAGTGCTATGCACCTATGGACGTTTGGGAATTCTAGCCCTAACCTTAATCTTCAATTGTAGTTCAATGCATCTAGGTGCCTTGCAGTGGCCTCTGCTCTGACAACAACATAGAAGAATGTATTAGACGGAGAGTAGGGGGAGAAAGTAGGGCAGGGACAGCTACAGTACCAGCAGAGCCCATTAGCCTGGACAGGGGGTTAGGTGAATGGAGTGTGCCGTGGGTCTGTGAAGGGAAGAGTTGGTGAGGCTGGTGGTGCTCAGGGAGATTACCTGAGCATGCAGTGAAGAAGGGTAGGTGAAAGCAGGAGGAGGTAGAGCAGGTGACAACTCCGCGGGATACAGAGGGTATGGAGCCCAGACATCGGGGCTACCTGGGTAAAGTGCAGGTACTGTGAGCTCATCTGTAAAACAAGAAGAGGGACAGGCAGGTAAGTGATGAGACTGTGCACAGACAGATCAGAAAGATGatcatgaaaaaaaagaataaaaagaaaaaaacaagagagaTGTGTTGTACAAAGGCTGAGAAAGCTTATTGAAGAAATGGAAATGTCACGGACAATTCTACATTGTAAACATTATTGTTTAACAACTGGATAGCATTGAGTCAGAGAGGAAAAATGATTGATTCTGAAATAGGAGAAGCAAACATGAACAATAaggtaaaacaaaatactttaaagaaaacatcagaaatgttCATCAATTGGCGCAGCAATTAAAACAATGTTGATGAACAAATGTGAACCGCAGCTAATCTTGAGCCAAATTAATTAAAGCATCTTTCACATCACACCTGCTATCAGCAAGAATATCATTACCAGGCTCTTACTAAAAAAGCAAAAGCCAGGAAGAAAATCCCTTGAATTTCATTACAATTGTGGCCATAGAAATCTACGATTGAATTTCTCACATTTAACTTTCTCACATTAAACTTTCAAAAAGCATTTCTAGTATGACTGTCCTTGTGCCTAAAGTGTTGACAGTAAAAGCATTTTAACATATGTAAAATTCTtctcttaaaatgtaaaaatatattcttatGATAACACATCAGAAATGCAGCAACCACAGAATCCAGATAACTGCTAGTTGGGATAAAGGTGGGTTTATTCAGTATGTTTAAGATGTgggaatgtttcattttttgcaaATGACTTTCTCCATTAATAGCTTCACATCAGGGATGGAAGCTGTAAGGTACAGACTAGCAGTTATCTTTACCAGAGAGACGTTCTaattaaagaggaactgcatccctattttttttatttcagggttagaatcATCATTGatgaatgcatttcaaaccacaacgaaagtaaaatgtacacattaaCGTACAAAATTCCAGTGACctgtgtggccctgtgacattgtaaacaagcaggcttgtcaatacatctcttttaatctaaTAGAAATAGTACTCTCAACTTCAAGATGGTTTTGCTGATAAGTAATACTTACTTTTTAACTCTGCacgcagatcacgttggaacatttctgccatgaaatatctgctgcataACCTGTACTTACTTgctcgtacatcacattacaatgactagtgagcaggaagggccacttcatGTCACAGTTCACGGAAACTTGTGCTCTCGTCTATGGCGATACCAGTGGTTTGCAACAAAATGGAGATCACACAGTGCTTTGAAAcgtttcacaattttgtgcttaattcaaaatttgtaaaattttgtgAAACcgtcatttaatttattttgtaaatcagATATAATAACCGGACTGAGAAATTCAGACAGCACTTCCCCTTTAGGGTATTAGGCAATATTGGCAGTGAAGTGCAGCATGAATCTTCCTGTCTTGTACCATACCTTTGTGATTaagttaaaattcaggaatacaGCAGGCCTTTGCAAAATGATTCTAGATTGATATGCAGAGACTAGAATGACATTTTCCATATGGAGAAACATTCTATCATGTTGAAGAAGAAGCAATTACATTGTTATTGTTCTAATAATGGGTGGaacacagttttggaatccCAACTGTCTTGATAGCCTGCAGTGAAATAACCATCAATAACAAGTCTTCTCTTATGGCATTAATGTTCCACCACATCATTACACTGCCACtgctaaaaaatgttttttcatacGCAGACCAAAGCAAACCTTTAGTGTATCCCCCAGTACACATGTGCTCTGCCACTGCCAAAAGCCTTAATCAGTCACATCCATCACCGTTTCTTACAATGTGTTATTTCATATGTGTTGTCACACTTTTTGTTTACTGAGGAGGTAAATTGGTTTGGTGTACTATGATCCAAACTAGGCACATTcaagaaataatacaaaaatactaaACTACAGTTTCCCAGGGTATACTAATTAAAAGGAATTTTAATGAGGAACTGAACTGTACAGACAGACAAGGTCACACTGACCAAACAGGGTTATTTATACGAACCACATTGTTTTACACTAATTTAATTGCACTTGGCATTGTTAAACCTAAAGAAAGCCACATAATCATGGCAGAAGAAAAAATCATTtgtattttagaaaaatgtatgtAAGAGACATGgaattaaacatatttaattcTGTTGACATTTTTGGCTTTGGACACAAGAAGAATTTGTTTGCCCTGCTCATAAAATcgaacagaaaacaaataacgACAGTGAATGTTtttggacatttttttaaaaccctgCTTCTGTTTCAAGTCTGTTAACATCAATATGCCTCTGAACTCTCTGTCTGTCCAGTGCTCCCTTGGAACCAGTCCAGGTAAGAACAACTAGATACATTCCTGTGTTCCACTCTCACAGGTTAAAAGAACTAAGCCTATTAGTCTTGAACAGTATTAACAATTTTAAAAGACATTGGCACTTGTCACACATACGCAATACCACTAGGCCAAAAAGACAGAATCTAGAAGAatgaatatgaaaaacaaacagcacaaTTAAGGGCAAATGGACCAAGTACTATACAGTTTAAGCTGTGTGCGCTCCCGATTTTAAAAAGATCTTCAAGAAAGAAAATTACTACGGCAACGGATTCAGGTATGTCAAAATCATCAaatgcactgacaaagtcaagccaataaacacatttgaaaTTAGCAATGAAATATAAACAAGAAGTAGAAATTCTGgggagtgcatttaaaatgaaaacaggagGTACTTTTTCCACAGAGAGCTGAAGGAGCccggaacaagctactcagctaGACAgatggatgagattcttggatcaactGATCGTgtcgaatggcctcctctcctttTGCAACCTTTTTTGTGCTGTTATGAATGAAGTACACTCTGAAGCTTGTAAAGCATTTTATGAGCCCATTCCAATGACATTTATATCATACCCCATCAGACAATTGTGTTTAGTTGACTAAAATTAGCTTTTAATCTTGACATTacatcattttttaaactaattgtttccttttgtatttttgcagaACAATCCAAACAGAACGAGGTTTACTTAAACTTATGTTTCCAGTTAATAGCTAGCTTGCTCATTTTGTAGGAATGCACAAGTGCACTTAAAAGTGCAGCCTTGTATACAGAAGTCTTTGCCAGTTTTATACTGTTTACACAGAATTAAACATAATATTTATCTTAAAAGTATTTCAGAATACAGTGCCACATACTACGTCAAACTTTAACTAGATTCTGTGCCACAGACACTTTAAAACGTAAATAAAAGAATTTCAATTGAAATTTTGTGTTCAATATGTTGACTTAAAGTATGCATGGTTTAAAACCAAATTCAATGCTATTTAAAAAGAATCTCTgagtaaaatgtattaattttaatgaaCAGAAGAGTTTGATAATCTCAAAACATCAAGTGGGATTGGTTTGCAAATctgtaaaacatacagtacaaggacTAATTTCTGATATACAAAAATAACTGTTATGTCTTACAGAGTAACAATGTAATGTTCTGTTAGAACTCTAAGTACTTaaatgtgatatactgtacatggcacAGGGATAAATTGCAATTCAGCAGTTCACTGTCTTTTCTGCCATACAGCAGTCACAAAATCACTTTTGAATTAACCGTTTAGTCGGGAAAACCATCATATAACCAAATAAATGATATCATCGttaaaaacgtttttaaaaattcaaaacacCTATACACTTTTAAGGGCCTTTTCTAATTTtaagaacattatttttcacCCCTATTAAGTTATGACTAATGCTTGTAATTGTTTTGAAGCTGAGTACAATTATTGTGTCATTTTCAGGAATGTTTCAACGCAATAATATTTTGGAATCATTCAGTCTTTTCTGAACTTCATAAAAAcctcaagagaaaaaaaacttaaaattactttttttagcCAACACATTACAGTACCTAACGGCAAATGAAAAGGAACAAACATCATCCTTTTCTCTGAAGTACGATATGGAAGGATCGTGTTTAAGCGCTATCTTCACCATAAGGTGATTATTACGTACAGTAaagttatatttaattattgtcTTACAAAAAAAGGATGAATATTCAAAACGTAAGTGTCGTGTTCTGCTTTTTTGCTTAGTAGAGTATGATGTTGACTACCAGTGCATTCAACTCATGAGGCTTAAAAATACTATTTtcttcttaaataaaaaaaaaatgaattatgcaTACTTAGAACATACTTACAACAAATGCTCTGACGATTCCAAAAACTTTATGGCTCAGATATTTATTTGGGATATCGTGAGTTTAACGACTAATTAGCTTATTCAGTCTTGACGAATCTTACAACTTGTCTTGCCACAGCCATAAGGATGAAGAGTGGATCAGGGGCTGCACTCACATGGTTCCCTGGTGATGAAATGAGGCCCTGGGCTCTGCTGCAGTGGGCCAGGATTGGGGGTTCCCACCAGCTTGTTTTTGGCCATTTTGGTGTTAGCTTTGGCGAACTCCAGCCTCAAGGTCTGAGGAATCTCTGGGTCAAAGCGGATACCCTGCAAATGGAATACAGAGACAACCCCAAGGAACAGTATGAAGAGAGCCTCAGAATAttaatttcaataaaataagaaaaggttGGGATGATCACACTGATGAGGAACAAATAAATTCCTCTACCGATAATAAACCAATACAAGATAATCAAACAAGACTGCTCAAGGTTGTGTCACCATCCATATTCCTGGCACTGCTTGGTAACATTGACATATTCCCTGAAAACAGTCTAATAGGATTCAGTGGCACTGAGCCTGTTACAAAAACTTGCATAATCCTCTTAAAACCTACACAGTGTCGAAGTCTGTCACTGGAGGGTATTCAGTTGTGTGGCATAGCAGAACTTGCTGTTGTCTGTGAACGGGTGCGGTGTAGGTATGAACTGTGATTGAATCCTTGCAGGTGCAGAGCAGAGCTTGAACTTATCATATCTGTGAAGTCTCTGCAGAGGAGGAGAATTTCACAAGGTTCATTGGGCCTTTtgtaaaaggtgatgttacCTGCTTGAGACCTAGACAATGTAGGATCCTCCCCTAGCAGACAACTTAGTCTTCTGGCATAATGGAAATTTGCTTTTCCATTTACTACTGTCTGTAGAGTGGTACTATGGTGCTCTGAGCCTGTGGGTGACTGTGATTAAATCCCAGCAGGGACAGGGTACAGCTGTACTGGTCAGAATAGCACAGCAGTATGCACATGATTTTTGGTGAGTTTATTATTGATCAAAAAGTTGTTTTACTGATAAATAGCACCTAAACAAGAATTTGGTGTTGAATAAGGTTATGGGATACGGCTTGTATTTTGAGCAATTGTGAAACTGTGGTCAGAGTGGTGGTTTAGCACTCCTTCATCGCTTGGAAGAGCTAGAATAATCTAAAGTGCTTTGATTTCAATACTAAAGGATCTCAGTTTCTGTTGGTAGTTGTGGTTTATTGTAGTTcatgtgggtagctgcgtcagcatacgtaggctgcaaaggaacaagtaataggtttattccatgctgaaaaaaagaagaaagagaacacaacgtttcggctgtggagccttcttcaggtgtgagagagacagggcagtaggcaaaggtaaaggctttacctttgcctactgccctgtctctctcacacctgaagaaggctccacagccgaaacgttgtgttctctttcttctttttttcagcatggaataaacctattacttgttccgttGTGGTTTATTGTCCCCCTAAACCTTCTACTGTGAGAGCTACTAACTCTGCTTTGATTCCCAACAATCACATTCCATCTGTCAAAAAACAGTTATTTCTGGAAAAAAGTACATGGACTAAATAAGAAGCATCAGAAACTGAGAGGGACAACAGATGAAGGAATTGGTCAACCCTAAACCCTAAAAGGACAACACCTCCCAAGATACTGATGTTTAGACATCAGTCACAACAATCTCAATAAGTGCCAATGCAACAAAATTACCAAAAAGAAAAGTAGTGTTTATTGTAGACTCTTTTCCACATTTCAAGTGAAACATGAGTTAAGGACCCTGAGTAAACAACAGGATTCTATCTCTCTGTCTTTCTGGGGCTGATTGACTTTACCAAATAAACTGACAGCAAAGGTGCATTAAGATATAAAAACGCAGGGTTGTCAAATGAAGGACCTTGTCTGCTAATGCACAAATCTCTGCTTACCCCTGTATTATtcctatcattttattttttgttgaatTTCTGCTTATGTTAATAAACCACAAGCTCTCCAGAGTTAAATTTCCACTCCAGTTGCGTACTGGCAAACACTTTTGAACGGCACATGCAGCAGACcaataacaaagaaaaaaagagtagTCGAAATGTGTAAATGGTTTAGAAAAACATTCCACCAGAGCTGCCATTCTTAGAATGTTGACCTGTTTAAAACCTCTGCACTCTCCTCTCCAAGGACACTTACTGCAAATAATTTCAATTCACACTATATTaagtgtttaatttaaaacctcACCTATCGCTATTACAGCTATATCTTAGGACaatatttttgtacagtatatgtaatgtcTGCATTTTTCACTCAGATCCTTGGAGAAATATTAGAGTCTGCTATCTTTACTATGAcaatatctctttttttttccctaaaaaggaataa
Above is a genomic segment from Lepisosteus oculatus isolate fLepOcu1 chromosome 1, fLepOcu1.hap2, whole genome shotgun sequence containing:
- the LOC102683103 gene encoding RNA-binding protein with multiple splicing isoform X1; this translates as MNSSKTEKENELNEYNSQEEEVRTLFVSGLPLDIKPRELYLLFRPFKGYEGSLIKLTSKQPVGFVSFDSRSEAEAAKNALNGIRFDPEIPQTLRLEFAKANTKMAKNKLVGTPNPGPLQQSPGPHFITREPYELTVPALYPGSPDVWAPYPLYPAELSPALPPPAFTYPSSLHAQIRWIPPVDAAPQGWKSRQFC